In a genomic window of Pelotomaculum thermopropionicum SI:
- a CDS encoding hypothetical glycosyltransferase (containing RfaG (COG0438), glycosyltransferase): MLSLIPMNNCLVGRKFFKKLGGFSSSFLLQRYFWWEFCLRAARKILINQVDIPALECRWSWYNYPFRYFSPLNGDLAARLLNQTLEVRSIQDSCSVTFDGMSSLLSNLHEETAKRLERYLQLTCENTSLYDKYIKEINVPKNFNINSEYLNQIYRKAKTMFPRPLRITIIGGLNEPAHNQLCFFNYFEIVKDWGILTWRTILDTACNSADLINSDLVIFSRVKSDNGCRLMDFCNQQKIPTIYMIDDNWFWVGKEWPDYSNIFAPGLPFFENFLYCLKRADLVLTYNPLLAEDIKPYAKRICRLDTNIKLSLFPRNTRRNDGVTRAGYVGSYRQDNIAFEALAEVMRKREKVFLFVMSNRLPESFSSLPKSRVEFHPYVFNYEEYAKIVCEKSVDILVAPLGYTRFERSKCPNKYLEITAAGAVGVYSDVEPYLSCVRDGYNGLIVKNNIESWSSAILKLVDDCDFRRQLLENAEKDIRERFTTERMLLPFLKMLKDALGGSC; the protein is encoded by the coding sequence ATGCTTAGCCTCATTCCAATGAACAATTGCTTAGTTGGACGAAAATTTTTTAAAAAATTAGGAGGATTTTCTTCATCATTTTTGCTTCAAAGATATTTTTGGTGGGAATTTTGTTTGCGTGCAGCAAGGAAAATATTAATTAATCAGGTAGATATACCTGCATTAGAATGCCGCTGGAGTTGGTATAACTACCCATTCCGCTATTTTTCTCCCTTAAATGGAGATCTTGCAGCGCGCTTATTAAACCAGACGTTAGAAGTCCGCAGCATTCAAGATTCATGCTCAGTCACTTTTGATGGAATGAGTAGCTTATTGAGTAACTTACACGAGGAGACGGCAAAAAGACTTGAGCGGTACCTGCAACTTACGTGTGAAAATACTTCGCTTTATGATAAATATATTAAAGAAATTAACGTACCGAAGAATTTTAATATTAACTCGGAGTATTTAAATCAAATATATAGAAAAGCAAAAACAATGTTTCCACGCCCTTTGCGTATAACTATCATTGGTGGGCTCAACGAACCGGCTCATAACCAACTTTGTTTTTTTAATTATTTTGAAATTGTAAAAGATTGGGGTATTTTAACCTGGCGAACTATACTGGATACAGCATGTAATTCCGCTGATTTAATCAACAGTGATCTGGTTATTTTTAGCCGTGTAAAAAGCGATAACGGCTGTCGGCTAATGGATTTCTGTAACCAACAAAAAATTCCGACTATTTACATGATTGATGATAACTGGTTTTGGGTTGGCAAGGAATGGCCTGATTATTCAAATATCTTTGCACCGGGCCTCCCATTTTTTGAAAATTTCCTCTATTGTTTAAAACGTGCTGACCTAGTGCTGACATATAATCCTCTTTTGGCTGAGGATATAAAACCATATGCGAAGCGGATTTGCCGTCTAGACACTAATATAAAACTGTCGCTGTTTCCACGTAATACCCGCCGAAATGACGGAGTAACCCGTGCAGGCTATGTTGGCTCTTATAGACAGGATAATATTGCTTTCGAAGCGCTGGCTGAGGTAATGAGAAAGCGAGAAAAGGTCTTTTTATTTGTTATGAGTAATAGATTGCCGGAATCATTCAGTTCATTGCCGAAAAGTCGCGTTGAATTTCATCCTTATGTATTTAATTATGAAGAATACGCCAAAATTGTTTGCGAAAAAAGTGTTGACATTCTGGTTGCTCCTTTGGGCTACACCAGGTTTGAAAGATCCAAGTGCCCCAATAAGTATTTAGAAATTACTGCGGCAGGAGCGGTGGGTGTATATTCCGATGTAGAGCCTTATTTAAGCTGTGTCCGGGATGGCTATAATGGTTTAATAGTTAAAAATAACATCGAGTCCTGGTCAAGTGCTATTTTAAAACTGGTAGATGACTGTGATTTCCGGCGCCAGTTGCTGGAAAATGCAGAAAAGGACATACGTGAAAGATTTACCACTGAAAGAATGTTACTTCCTTTTTTAAAAATGCTTAAAGATGCGCTGGGGGGATCTTGTTGA
- the WecE gene encoding predicted pyridoxal phosphate-dependent enzyme (apparently involved in regulation of cell wall biogenesis), with protein MRQIPVLKPAYDQEEIDAVAEVLSSGWVGLGPKTMEFEEAFADYIGCDYAIALNSGTAALHLAACALQLKADDEVIVTPITFVSTVHAIGYVGATPVFGDVEPDTLNLDVQDVEKKITAKTKAVFCVHYAGHPCDMDALHKLCDAKGIYLVEDAAHACGAEYKGVKIGSISELTCFSFHAVKNLACGEGGAITCNSDWFARYFREMRWLGITKDTFSRTVNEKVYAWQYWVDKLGFKCHMHDISAAIGLVQLRKLEKNNAKRRQIVQRYQDAFADLDWLERPVEKEYAKSSWHLYVVKVPNGQIRDRLIRHLKEHNIAPGVHYYPINLHPYYKNIKAEVPVANQIWKRIISLPLFPDLTNDDQERVIQAIYDFMP; from the coding sequence ATGAGACAAATACCTGTGTTGAAGCCTGCATATGACCAGGAAGAGATCGATGCTGTGGCGGAGGTGTTGAGTTCCGGTTGGGTCGGGCTTGGCCCTAAAACCATGGAATTCGAAGAGGCCTTTGCGGATTATATAGGCTGTGATTATGCAATTGCCCTCAATTCAGGTACTGCGGCACTTCATCTAGCCGCCTGCGCTCTGCAGTTAAAAGCAGATGACGAAGTAATTGTGACCCCGATAACCTTTGTCAGTACTGTCCATGCCATAGGTTATGTCGGTGCGACGCCTGTTTTTGGTGATGTGGAGCCGGATACCTTAAACCTGGATGTGCAGGATGTTGAGAAAAAAATAACTGCAAAAACAAAAGCCGTTTTTTGTGTTCATTATGCAGGGCACCCCTGTGATATGGATGCTCTACATAAACTTTGTGATGCAAAGGGGATCTACCTGGTTGAAGATGCTGCTCATGCCTGTGGAGCAGAATATAAAGGTGTGAAAATAGGGTCTATTTCAGAACTAACTTGTTTCAGTTTTCACGCCGTGAAAAACCTTGCCTGTGGTGAAGGGGGAGCCATTACTTGCAACAGCGACTGGTTTGCCCGTTATTTCCGCGAAATGAGATGGCTTGGTATTACTAAAGATACCTTTTCACGTACAGTAAATGAAAAGGTGTATGCATGGCAATACTGGGTTGACAAGCTTGGATTTAAATGCCACATGCACGATATCTCAGCTGCAATAGGATTGGTGCAACTTCGTAAATTGGAAAAGAATAACGCAAAGAGGCGGCAAATTGTGCAAAGGTACCAGGATGCTTTTGCAGATTTAGATTGGCTGGAGCGCCCGGTTGAAAAAGAATACGCTAAAAGTTCTTGGCATCTTTATGTAGTAAAAGTGCCTAACGGACAAATCAGGGACCGTTTGATTAGGCACCTAAAAGAACACAATATTGCACCAGGTGTGCACTATTACCCAATAAACTTACATCCATATTATAAAAATATTAAAGCTGAAGTTCCAGTGGCAAATCAGATTTGGAAAAGAATTATATCTTTGCCATTATTCCCCGATTTAACTAATGATGATCAGGAAAGAGTTATACAGGCGATATATGATTTCATGCCATAG
- a CDS encoding hypothetical glycosyltransferase (containing COG1215, glycosyltransferases, probably involved in cell wall biogenesis and COG1216, predicted glycosyltransferases domain): MKSGSVFAKAWWLIIHEGPAEMLRRASWYVRNRNWKDICLCFSNKHVYQLWLKRELARIKEKLSAAMGDIEALIYKPLISTILPLANIEIKYLEQTLNSVLRQAYPCWELCAVATDKINPYVIEIYKKYQSIDDRFRLSFISFNSGVVQVANAALSMCVGEFVGFLDCGDELAPHALLEIVKLLNREPKIDAIYTDEDRLNNKNKRSRPLFKPGWSPDLLLSMNYVGRYLAVRKSLLDKLNGFREDVEGVHYHDMLLRLSELTKNIVRLPEVLYHRRSIPDWALYKAKDAKELSCKGQKIVLNTLARCGIDADVWLTGEGHFRVKYHLKEKPLVSIIIPTRDKINLLTRCINSILEKTTYKNYEIIVVDNGSIEKETKVYLDKLKKVSGFVILNFDEPFNYSKINNFAVEHANGDYLLFLNNDTEVITTEWLEEMIALAQKRETGAVGVKLLFPDGTIQHGGVIIGLRGIAGHAFYCSPADKPGYMDFAVVCRNYSAVTAACMMMRRDVFYEVGGFDQELDIALNDIDLCLRVINKGYYVVWTPYVLLYHQESKTRGQVLSKRNISYFLNKWEKFLDNGDLFYNPNLSLSNGEYRIKL; encoded by the coding sequence ATGAAATCAGGCTCAGTATTTGCAAAGGCCTGGTGGTTAATAATCCACGAAGGCCCGGCAGAAATGTTACGCAGGGCCAGTTGGTACGTAAGGAACCGCAATTGGAAAGATATTTGTCTATGTTTTAGCAATAAGCATGTTTACCAGTTGTGGTTAAAGAGAGAATTAGCAAGAATAAAAGAGAAATTATCTGCAGCGATGGGAGATATAGAAGCGCTGATATACAAACCGTTAATATCGACAATATTGCCACTAGCCAATATCGAAATAAAATATCTTGAGCAAACATTAAATTCCGTATTGAGGCAGGCCTATCCCTGTTGGGAGTTATGTGCTGTTGCTACTGACAAAATTAATCCTTATGTTATTGAAATATATAAAAAATATCAAAGCATCGACGACAGGTTTAGGCTTAGCTTTATTTCCTTTAATAGTGGTGTGGTGCAGGTTGCCAATGCTGCTCTCTCAATGTGCGTAGGTGAATTTGTCGGTTTTTTGGATTGTGGTGATGAATTAGCGCCGCACGCCCTTTTAGAAATAGTGAAGTTGCTAAATAGAGAACCAAAAATAGACGCAATTTATACTGATGAAGATCGCTTGAATAATAAAAACAAGCGTTCGAGACCCTTGTTTAAACCCGGTTGGTCTCCGGATTTACTGCTTTCAATGAATTATGTCGGGCGCTACCTGGCAGTGAGAAAAAGTTTACTTGATAAATTAAACGGGTTCAGAGAGGATGTAGAAGGAGTCCATTACCATGACATGCTCTTGCGTTTATCAGAGTTAACAAAAAATATCGTCCGCCTGCCGGAGGTGCTTTACCATAGGAGGAGCATTCCCGACTGGGCACTATACAAAGCAAAAGATGCAAAGGAATTAAGTTGTAAGGGGCAAAAAATTGTTCTAAATACGCTGGCCAGGTGCGGGATAGACGCAGATGTGTGGTTGACAGGAGAAGGGCATTTTCGTGTAAAATATCACCTTAAAGAAAAACCGCTTGTCAGTATAATTATACCAACACGTGATAAGATCAATCTTTTAACCAGGTGTATTAATTCCATCCTTGAAAAAACTACCTACAAAAATTATGAAATAATTGTAGTGGACAACGGTAGTATAGAAAAGGAAACTAAAGTTTATTTGGATAAGCTGAAAAAGGTAAGTGGATTTGTTATCTTAAATTTTGATGAACCATTTAATTACTCAAAAATAAATAATTTTGCTGTTGAACATGCCAATGGCGATTACCTTTTGTTTCTCAATAATGATACCGAGGTAATAACAACCGAATGGTTGGAAGAAATGATTGCCCTTGCCCAGAAGAGGGAGACGGGAGCAGTTGGGGTTAAGCTTCTTTTCCCTGACGGAACAATCCAGCATGGAGGAGTTATTATAGGACTTCGTGGTATAGCTGGCCACGCCTTTTATTGTAGTCCGGCCGATAAGCCAGGATATATGGACTTTGCTGTGGTATGCCGTAACTACTCAGCTGTTACCGCCGCCTGCATGATGATGAGGCGAGATGTTTTCTATGAAGTTGGAGGTTTTGATCAAGAATTAGATATTGCATTAAATGATATTGATCTTTGCCTCAGAGTTATAAATAAAGGTTATTATGTTGTTTGGACGCCATATGTGTTACTTTATCACCAAGAATCAAAAACCAGGGGCCAGGTATTATCAAAAAGAAATATTAGTTATTTTCTTAATAAATGGGAAAAGTTTCTAGATAATGGCGATTTATTTTATAACCCAAACTTGTCTCTGTCAAATGGAGAATACCGGATAAAGCTTTAA
- the RfbB gene encoding dTDP-D-glucose 4,6-dehydratase yields the protein MGKRYLVTGGAGFIGSNFIIYLLTKYENCIVINLDKLTYAGCLENLAAIKDSPRYQFYKGDIADKELVGKILAGGIDVIVNFAAESHVDRSIHDPGIFVKTNVLGTQVLLDGALKFGIKKFVQISTDEVYGSLGASGYFREDMPLCPNSPYSASKAAADLLVHAYRHTFGLNVNITRCSNNYGPYQFPEKLIPLMITNALEDLPLPVYGDGLNVRDWLHVKDHCAAIDCVIENGRPGEVYNIGGNNEKTNLEIVKTILRILGKNENLIKFVKDRPGHDRRYAIDAGKIMKELGWMPEYSFEQGIQSTIEWYIKNEAWWKRIKSGEYKEYYQKMYNDLF from the coding sequence ATGGGTAAGCGGTATCTGGTTACCGGAGGGGCAGGTTTTATAGGGAGTAATTTTATTATTTATTTGTTAACTAAATATGAAAATTGTATAGTTATAAACTTGGATAAACTAACTTATGCCGGGTGTCTTGAAAATCTTGCTGCTATTAAAGATAGCCCTCGTTATCAGTTTTATAAAGGTGATATAGCTGACAAAGAACTGGTGGGGAAGATCCTGGCTGGGGGTATAGATGTTATCGTCAATTTCGCAGCTGAATCGCATGTGGACCGGAGCATTCACGACCCCGGTATCTTTGTTAAAACAAATGTACTTGGTACTCAGGTTTTGTTAGATGGAGCCCTTAAATTTGGAATTAAAAAGTTTGTTCAGATATCTACTGACGAAGTTTATGGTTCGCTTGGTGCAAGCGGCTATTTTCGGGAGGATATGCCCCTTTGCCCTAACAGTCCATATTCAGCTTCCAAAGCGGCAGCTGACCTTTTGGTACATGCGTACAGACATACTTTTGGGTTGAATGTAAATATAACACGTTGTTCAAATAATTATGGTCCATATCAGTTTCCAGAGAAATTAATTCCGTTAATGATAACCAATGCCTTAGAGGATTTGCCTCTACCTGTGTACGGTGACGGTTTAAATGTGCGTGATTGGCTCCATGTAAAAGACCACTGTGCAGCTATCGACTGTGTCATTGAAAATGGGCGGCCGGGTGAAGTATATAATATAGGAGGAAATAATGAAAAAACTAATCTGGAAATAGTAAAGACAATCTTAAGAATACTAGGCAAGAATGAAAATTTAATTAAATTTGTAAAGGACAGACCCGGCCATGATCGTCGCTATGCTATCGATGCGGGCAAGATAATGAAAGAACTGGGTTGGATGCCTGAATATAGTTTTGAACAAGGTATCCAGTCAACTATTGAGTGGTATATTAAAAATGAAGCGTGGTGGAAAAGGATTAAATCAGGAGAATACAAGGAATATTATCAAAAAATGTATAATGATCTTTTTTAA
- the TagG gene encoding ABC-type polysaccharide/polyol phosphate export systems, permease component, with protein sequence MFEFAKEIFYNRYVIWSLVMNDLKNRYRRSFLGFAWSFVSPLAMVIIIGFVFSEVLGQPIEEFVPYLFAGLNPWIFITTCADAGAISFISAEGYIKQSNIPLIVFPLRVALGGFINLIFALAAFIVLIIIFQNERLAIGTFAVIPGLLALFIVGFSFAIISGIAHTNIRDYSHIQSLVLQAVFYATPIMFPSKMLGKKLAWLYKYNPIYHILETIRIPILEHKFPNPESWLWTALFSLFMLLSSLLFLKKTKRVLVFKI encoded by the coding sequence GTGTTTGAATTTGCAAAAGAAATTTTTTATAACAGATACGTAATATGGTCTTTAGTAATGAATGACCTAAAAAACAGGTATAGGCGTTCTTTTCTTGGCTTTGCTTGGTCGTTTGTTTCACCTTTAGCGATGGTAATTATAATCGGATTTGTTTTTTCAGAGGTCTTGGGACAACCAATTGAAGAATTTGTACCATACCTTTTTGCCGGACTTAATCCCTGGATATTTATCACTACATGTGCTGATGCCGGCGCTATATCATTTATATCGGCAGAGGGCTATATTAAACAGTCTAACATACCTTTAATTGTTTTTCCTTTGCGGGTAGCACTGGGAGGATTTATTAATTTAATTTTTGCCCTTGCAGCTTTTATAGTGCTAATAATAATTTTTCAAAATGAACGTCTGGCTATTGGTACATTTGCTGTGATCCCTGGATTGCTTGCCTTGTTTATAGTTGGTTTTAGTTTTGCAATTATAAGTGGCATTGCTCATACTAATATCCGTGACTATTCCCATATCCAATCGTTGGTTCTGCAGGCTGTTTTTTACGCTACTCCGATTATGTTCCCGTCTAAAATGTTGGGCAAGAAACTGGCCTGGCTTTATAAGTATAACCCTATTTACCATATACTTGAGACTATCCGCATTCCTATACTTGAGCATAAATTTCCTAATCCTGAATCATGGCTTTGGACTGCATTATTCAGTTTATTTATGTTATTGTCAAGCCTCTTGTTTTTGAAAAAAACCAAGCGTGTTCTAGTTTTTAAAATTTAA
- the RfbD gene encoding dTDP-4-dehydrorhamnose reductase, which produces MVNNFLQRVLIIGSSGTIGQALIPELKKLNAEIITPGHNILDITNPYQTKDYIHQVRPSLVINAAAFTDVEKSEKEQLKAWKINAYGPLIVAKICAEQQTPLVHFSTDFVFSGEKKQPYTEEDRFNPLNVYGTTKAAGDLFVSHVTDQYYIIRTSRLFGMGKSRRKDFVQRIIEAITSQPYLKIVDDQVACYTYSNDLAKWLIALFKTNARYGIYNLCNKGECSWYKFAREILKLKGLSFYKIKPIKTAEWPSLAKRPLYSSLSTKKFELVTGIKPRTWQEALKEYICCSSQEDYN; this is translated from the coding sequence ATGGTAAATAATTTTTTGCAGCGAGTTCTAATTATTGGCAGTTCAGGTACTATCGGTCAGGCTCTTATCCCTGAATTGAAGAAATTAAATGCCGAGATAATTACACCTGGACACAATATTCTAGACATTACGAATCCCTATCAAACCAAGGATTATATACATCAGGTAAGACCTTCCTTGGTTATTAACGCAGCGGCTTTTACCGATGTTGAAAAGTCGGAAAAAGAGCAACTGAAGGCCTGGAAGATTAATGCATACGGACCTTTGATTGTTGCGAAGATATGCGCTGAACAACAAACTCCATTGGTTCATTTCAGCACAGATTTTGTTTTTTCGGGTGAAAAAAAACAGCCATATACAGAGGAGGATAGGTTTAATCCTTTAAACGTATATGGAACCACAAAAGCAGCAGGCGATCTTTTCGTCAGCCATGTGACAGACCAGTATTATATTATCCGTACTTCCAGGCTTTTCGGTATGGGTAAATCCAGGCGCAAAGATTTTGTACAGAGAATTATTGAGGCAATTACTTCTCAGCCATATTTAAAAATTGTGGATGATCAGGTTGCATGTTACACATATAGTAATGATCTTGCGAAGTGGCTAATTGCTTTATTCAAAACAAATGCAAGGTATGGAATATATAATCTTTGTAATAAAGGAGAATGTTCTTGGTATAAATTTGCAAGAGAAATTCTAAAATTAAAAGGTTTATCATTTTATAAAATTAAACCAATTAAAACAGCGGAGTGGCCTTCCTTGGCAAAAAGACCACTGTATTCATCATTGTCAACAAAAAAATTTGAGTTGGTTACAGGTATCAAGCCACGAACCTGGCAAGAAGCATTGAAAGAATATATATGTTGTTCGTCTCAGGAGGACTATAATTAG
- the RfbA gene encoding dTDP-glucose pyrophosphorylase yields the protein MIYYPIAKLAQAGIKDILIITGREHMGDVVNLLGSGRQMNLDFTYRVQDEAGGIAQALGLAKDFVGEKQCVVILGDNIFEDDITPYVNAFREQGRGARILIKEVPDPKRFGVPELNGSKIVSIEEKPKQPKSKYAVTGIYMYDSQVFNIIKTLKPSWRGELEVTDINNAYIQMDCLYYDVMHGWWSDAGTFKSLAQANEMTRITGIDKQIGEILGEKAVSL from the coding sequence ATGATCTATTATCCTATTGCAAAACTTGCCCAGGCAGGAATAAAGGATATTCTTATTATAACAGGTAGAGAACATATGGGGGATGTTGTAAACCTTTTAGGCAGCGGTCGGCAGATGAATTTGGATTTTACTTACCGCGTCCAGGATGAGGCTGGCGGCATCGCTCAAGCTCTGGGTTTGGCAAAGGACTTTGTTGGTGAGAAGCAATGTGTTGTTATTCTCGGCGATAATATCTTTGAGGACGATATAACTCCTTACGTAAATGCTTTCCGGGAGCAGGGTAGAGGAGCGCGGATACTCATAAAAGAAGTACCCGATCCAAAGCGGTTTGGAGTTCCTGAACTAAATGGTTCTAAAATAGTTTCAATTGAAGAAAAGCCAAAGCAACCAAAAAGTAAATATGCTGTTACCGGTATTTATATGTATGACTCGCAGGTTTTTAATATTATTAAAACGCTTAAACCTTCATGGCGCGGTGAATTAGAAGTGACTGACATTAATAATGCGTATATTCAAATGGACTGTCTGTATTACGATGTTATGCATGGTTGGTGGTCTGATGCAGGCACTTTTAAGTCTCTAGCTCAAGCAAACGAAATGACAAGAATTACTGGTATTGATAAGCAAATTGGAGAAATATTAGGAGAAAAAGCGGTTAGTTTATAA
- the TagH gene encoding ABC-type polysaccharide/polyol phosphate transport system, ATPase component, translated as MYAVKLENVSLTFDINKSTTLKDIFLSLWGKKNCYNTLQKRKIAALKEINLELRQGDRLGIIGLNGAGKSTLLKVVAGIYPPTSGNVSVNGRVTCLFELATGFEMEATGWENIYLRGLMLGATPREMKKKALEIAEFSGLGDYLDLPVRHYSSGMFIRLAFSVSTSIEPEILLLDEVVAAGDASFLAKAEKRLKDLMGRVKVLLFVSHNMQSIKDFCNRAIWLDRGKIRAEGLPDDVIKKYLGSINNTDKKRGSVDETNTCVEACI; from the coding sequence ATGTATGCAGTTAAACTTGAAAATGTAAGCCTTACTTTTGATATTAATAAAAGCACTACATTGAAAGATATATTTCTTTCTTTGTGGGGAAAGAAAAATTGCTATAATACTTTACAAAAGCGAAAGATTGCTGCTCTCAAAGAAATAAATTTAGAATTAAGACAGGGAGATAGGCTTGGTATAATTGGCTTGAATGGTGCTGGTAAAAGTACATTGTTAAAAGTTGTTGCAGGCATCTATCCTCCTACTTCTGGCAATGTGTCAGTTAATGGCCGTGTTACTTGTCTATTTGAACTAGCCACTGGTTTTGAAATGGAAGCCACGGGTTGGGAGAATATCTACTTGCGTGGGTTGATGTTGGGTGCCACGCCAAGAGAAATGAAAAAAAAAGCATTAGAGATAGCGGAATTTAGCGGCCTGGGTGATTACCTGGATTTACCTGTCCGCCACTATTCCAGCGGTATGTTTATCCGTTTGGCTTTTTCTGTATCAACTTCCATTGAACCGGAAATTTTGCTACTTGATGAAGTGGTAGCGGCTGGAGATGCATCTTTTCTTGCTAAAGCTGAAAAGCGCCTTAAAGATCTAATGGGCCGTGTAAAAGTACTGCTTTTTGTATCGCACAATATGCAATCAATTAAGGATTTTTGTAATCGTGCCATTTGGTTAGATAGAGGAAAAATCCGGGCAGAAGGTTTGCCTGATGATGTAATTAAAAAATATCTTGGATCCATAAACAATACTGATAAGAAAAGAGGGAGTGTAGATGAGACAAATACCTGTGTTGAAGCCTGCATATGA
- a CDS encoding hypothetical glycosyltransferase (containing COG0438, RfaG, glycosyltransferase), whose product MLNNMNQCWRVAFISHSPHLAGAERSLANFILNIDRERFSPITILPGEGPLKKILQEAGIPCFNVQFSFSTMNSTIQTAIGNNIKKEIDIAYELADLLLALEVDLVVINTGVVVSGILAAILSNLPKVLHLHGIIGPGLFPGLEVRHWRAEEAFMLANSDLILAPSYWVKSFFQDTFSIEPQQIRVIPNGIVCPTSYKNLEEIGDCRRFVQLCTLEPNKNIIMFLEAARQVVMEGKKNVEFHIYGDGVPAYCEKIEKFIVDNGLGKYCYLHPRTQDIENIYNNCYAAVVTSQIESFSLVAIEAMSYGRPVISTKCGGPEEIIVNGDSGFLIEQNNAKELAEKMCWLIDNPEKASHMGRTGRLICEEKYDVRRLSEIYMKSLSEVCENFWLKKKMTKNHFLWNVREGLINLLVDTENSVSIKNEKIQVLTNNNHFYINSENENEQEKEIYIEHALPLPSPIITGKRTYKVKIDQSNWCGIKVMFGTHQRVNQGTLSIRIYSAMKRSFPIRTLEISLSQLPDNAWVWLKFDPIKNSKDHNFIIEFQTNYLDHSSGISIYEWQKQKYVLRGISKKVFFRNTFGLYGAYIFQKKLE is encoded by the coding sequence TTGTTGAACAATATGAACCAATGCTGGCGTGTAGCCTTTATTTCCCACTCCCCTCATCTTGCCGGGGCTGAGAGATCACTTGCAAATTTTATCTTGAATATTGATAGAGAACGGTTTTCGCCTATTACTATTTTACCTGGAGAAGGTCCTTTAAAAAAAATACTCCAGGAAGCCGGCATCCCATGTTTTAATGTGCAGTTTTCATTCTCCACGATGAACAGCACAATTCAGACTGCCATTGGCAACAATATAAAAAAAGAAATAGATATTGCTTATGAATTGGCAGATCTTTTATTGGCGCTCGAAGTGGACCTGGTGGTAATAAATACTGGTGTCGTTGTTTCCGGTATACTTGCGGCTATTTTAAGTAATTTGCCTAAGGTGTTGCATTTACATGGTATAATAGGACCTGGATTATTTCCAGGTCTTGAAGTGCGACATTGGCGCGCCGAAGAAGCCTTTATGCTAGCTAACTCGGATTTGATACTTGCTCCGTCTTACTGGGTTAAAAGTTTTTTTCAAGATACCTTTTCTATTGAGCCGCAGCAGATCAGGGTGATACCCAACGGCATAGTTTGTCCCACTTCATATAAAAATCTAGAAGAAATTGGTGATTGCCGTAGATTTGTACAACTGTGTACATTGGAGCCGAACAAAAATATTATTATGTTTCTTGAAGCTGCCAGGCAGGTAGTGATGGAGGGTAAAAAGAATGTTGAGTTTCATATCTATGGGGATGGTGTACCGGCGTACTGTGAGAAAATAGAGAAGTTTATTGTTGACAATGGCCTTGGAAAGTACTGTTACCTTCATCCAAGGACGCAAGATATAGAAAATATTTATAATAATTGTTATGCTGCAGTTGTTACCAGCCAGATTGAGTCATTTTCTCTTGTGGCTATTGAAGCCATGAGCTATGGCCGTCCGGTGATAAGTACTAAGTGCGGTGGCCCGGAAGAGATAATTGTCAATGGAGACTCAGGATTTCTAATAGAACAAAACAATGCAAAAGAACTTGCTGAAAAAATGTGCTGGCTTATTGACAATCCCGAGAAGGCTTCACATATGGGTCGAACTGGGCGGTTAATTTGCGAGGAAAAATATGATGTACGGCGTCTTTCGGAAATTTATATGAAAAGCCTATCTGAAGTATGCGAGAATTTTTGGCTTAAAAAGAAAATGACTAAGAATCACTTTTTATGGAATGTCCGTGAAGGTTTAATAAATCTATTAGTTGACACTGAAAATAGTGTTTCTATAAAAAACGAAAAAATTCAAGTATTAACTAATAATAATCATTTTTACATTAATTCAGAAAATGAAAATGAACAAGAAAAAGAAATTTATATAGAACATGCATTGCCTTTACCAAGCCCTATTATTACAGGAAAACGCACATATAAAGTTAAAATAGACCAATCAAACTGGTGTGGTATTAAAGTAATGTTTGGTACACACCAGCGTGTTAACCAGGGAACATTATCTATACGAATTTATTCCGCTATGAAAAGAAGTTTTCCAATTCGAACATTAGAAATATCTCTAAGCCAATTGCCTGATAATGCATGGGTTTGGTTAAAATTTGATCCAATTAAAAATTCAAAGGATCATAACTTTATAATTGAATTTCAGACAAATTATTTGGACCACTCTTCAGGTATCAGCATTTATGAGTGGCAAAAGCAAAAGTATGTTTTGCGAGGAATTAGTAAAAAAGTTTTTTTTAGAAACACTTTTGGTTTATATGGTGCTTATATTTTTCAAAAAAAGCTGGAATAG